A single window of Vigna unguiculata cultivar IT97K-499-35 chromosome 1, ASM411807v1, whole genome shotgun sequence DNA harbors:
- the LOC114190983 gene encoding MADS-box transcription factor PHERES 2-like — translation MPRRKKVTLKLIENFVARKARYRKIRENLLKKMEDITTLCDVNACAIIYGPGDNVPTVWPSHDIAKELLHKFENAPLPERVKKNVTPQVYIEQMNRKIERQVMKLKKKNDERDMSNFLYKIHEGKSLSDLDASDISRLLCYVEGKLKCGGVKVDISKQQLSTYKPPTPLVSFPLQNDIDSCANIDEQVFQQQSSLDSTKETGPMNSDSDNKGLSQVSVESLNLDDTDVVLPSGNFNDVIDDNDLAFGMILPQDNFIDLCDNGDLGLLHGSSSGEITGNDI, via the coding sequence ATGCCAAGGAGAAAGAAAGTGACACTAAAACTGATAGAGAATTTTGTGGCAAGAAAAGCTCGTTACAGAAAAATTCGAGAAAATTTATTGAAGAAGATGGAAGATATTACCACCCTTTGTGATGTGAATGCATGTGCAATCATCTATGGCCCAGGGGACAACGTGCCAACTGTGTGGCCATCCCATGATATTGCTAAAGAGTTGCTCCACAAGTTTGAGAATGCTCCATTGCCagaaagggtaaaaaaaaatgttactccACAAGTTTATATCGAGCAGATGAACAGAAAGATTGAAAGACAAGTCATGAAACTGAAGAAGAAGAACGATGAGAGAGACATGTCAAATTTCTTGTACAAAATACATGAGGGTAAGTCTTTATCGGATCTTGATGCTAGCGATATATCTCGTTTACTTTGTTATGTGGAGGGAAAGTTGAAGTGTGGTGGAGTAAAAGTTGACATTTCTAAACAACAGTTATCAACTTATAAACCTCCGACACCACTGGTTTCTTTTCCTCTGCAGAATGACATTGATTCTTGTGCGAACATAGATGAACAAGTTTTTCAACAACAATCATCATTAGATTCAACGAAAGAAACTGGTCCAATGAACAGTGATTCTGATAATAAGGGGTTGTCTCAAGTCAGTGTTGAAAGTTTGAATTTGGATGATACTGATGTGGTGTTACCTTCTGGAAATTTTAATGATGTGATTGATGATAATGACTTGGCATTTGGGATGATATTGCCTCAAGATAATTTTATAGATCTTTGTGATAATGGTGATTTAGGACTTTTACATGGGAGTTCTTCAGGTGAAATTACAGGCAATGACATATAG